From Aegilops tauschii subsp. strangulata cultivar AL8/78 chromosome 5, Aet v6.0, whole genome shotgun sequence:
tatcacatcacatagcacatgttgcaaaaacaagttagacgtcctctaattgttgttgcaagtttttttttacgtggcttgtataggtttctagcaagaacgtttcttacctacgtaaaccacaacgtgatatgccaatttctatttacccttcataaggacccttttcatcgaatccgttccgactaaagtgggagagacagacacccgctagccaccttatgcgactagtgcatgtcagtcggtggaacctgtctcacgtaagcgtacgtttaaggtcggtccgggccgcttcatcccacaatgccgccgaaacaagataagactagtagcggcaagaagaattggcaacatctacgcccacaactgctttgtgttctacttgtgcatagtaactacgcataaacctggctctgataccactgttggggatcgtagcagaattttaaaattttcctacgctcaccaagatccatctatggagtatactagcaacgaggggaaaggagtgcatctacatacccttgtagatcgcgagcggaagcgttccaatgaacgaggttgatggagtcgtactcgccgtgatccgaATCACCgttgaccgagtgccgaacggacgacacctccgcgttcaacacacgtacggagcagcgacgtctcctccttcttgatccagcaagggggaaggagaggttgatggagatccagcagcacgacggcgtggtggtggatgtagcgggatctcggcagggcttcgccgagcttctgcgagagggagaggtgttgcaggggaggagggaggcgccaacgGCTGTattattgctgccctccctccccccctttatataggccccctgggagggggcggcgccggccaagacccatctgcatggggggcggcggccaggggggagacttgccccccaaggcaagtggggcgccccccaccctagggtttccaaccctaggcggagggggaggcccatggggggcgccccagcccactaagggctggttccctgcccacttcagcccatggggccctccgggataggtggccccacccggtggacccccgggacccttccggtggtcccggtacaataccggtgacccccgaaactttcccggtggccgaaacttgacttcctatatataattcttcacctccagaccattccggaactcctcgtgacgtccgggatctcatctgggactccgaacaactttcgggtttccgcatactcatatctctacaaccctagcgtcaccgaaccttaagcgtgtagaccctacgggttcgggagacatgcagacatgaccgagatgcctctccggtcaataaccaacagcgggatctggatacccatgttggctcccacatgttccacgatgatctcatcggatgaaccacgatgtcgaggattcaatcaatcccgtatacaattccctctgtcaatcggtatgttacttgcccgagattcgatcgtcggtatcccaataccttgttcaatctcgttaccggcaagtctctttactcgtaccgtaatgcatgatcccgtgactaactccttagtcacattgagctcattatgatgatgcattaccgagtgggcccagagatacctctccgtcatacggagtgacaaatcccagtctcgatccgtgccaacccaacagacactttcggagatacccgtagtgtacctttatagtcacccagttacgttgtgatgtttggcacacccaaagtactcctacggtatccgggagttgcacgatctcatggtctaaggagaagatacttgacattggaaaagctctagcaaacgaactacacgatctttgagctatgcttagaattgggtcttgtccatcacatcattctcctaataatgtgatcccgttatcaatgacatctaatgtccatagtcaggaaaccatgactatctgttgatcaacgagctagtcaactagaggcttactagggacacgttgtggtctatgtattcacacatgcattacgatttccggataacacaattatagcatgaacaatagacaattatcatgaacaaagaaatataataataaccatttattattgcctctagggcatatttccaacacaagacccatccgttagcttagcataatgatcgtttaattttattgctattgctttcttcatgacttatacatgttcctcggaccatgagattatgcaactcccgaataccggaggaacaccttgtgtgctatcaagcgccacaacataactgggtgattataaagatgctctacaagtgtctccgatggtgtttgttgagttggcatagattgagattaggatttgtcactctgtgtatcggagaggtatctctaggccctctcggtattgcacatcactatgagccttgcaagcaatgtgactaatgagttagtcacgggatgatgcattatggaacgagtaaagagacttgccggtaacgatattgaactaggtatggtgataccgacgatcgaatcttgggcaagtaacataccgatgacaaagggaacaacgtatgtcgttatgcggtttgaccgataaagatctttgtagaatatgtaggagccaatatgagcatccaggttccgctattggttattgaccggagatgtgtctcggtcatgtctagatggttctcgaacccgtagggtccgcatgcttaacgtttgatgatgatttatattatgagttatgtgatttgatgaccgaaatttgtttggagtctcggatgagatcatggacatgacaaggagtctcgaaatggtcgagacataaagattgatatattggacgatgttattcgaacaccggatgagttccgagaggtaccgggtgactatcggagtgccggagggttatcggaaccccccgggggaactaatgggccttcatgggccttagtggggagagagaagggccacaaggggctggccgcgtgcccccctttgggtccgaattggactaggggaagggggcagcgccccctttccttcccttctccctctcccttcctccttcccccttccaccaagtggaatcctactaggacttggagtcctagtaggactcctctccttggcgcgccctacaggggccggccggcctcccctcccctcctttatatacggggcagggggcaccctagaacaaacaagatcaattgtcttagctgtgtgcggtgccccctccacagttacacacctcggtcataccgttgtagtgcttaggcgaatccctgcgctggtaacttcatcatcaccgtcaccacgccgttgtgctgacggaactctccctcgtcctcgactggatcaagagctcgagggacgtcatcgagctgaacgtgtgctgaacgcggaggtgccgtacgttcggtgcttggagcggttggatcgcgaagacgttcgactacatcaactgcgttactaaaagcttccgctttcggtctacgagggtacgtggacacactccccccgctcgttgctatgcatctcgtagatagatcttgcgtgatcgtaggtaatttttttgaaatactacgttccctaacaccAGATACTCAGTCCTTCCGCAGATACTGCACTAATTTTTGGAGAGTGTGCCATTAACTAGATGTTTTTGAATCCAAGTAGAGAAGCATCATAATGTTAACTGAAATGATGGTCATCCATGAGTTTTAAACATTTATCTTTAATGTTCCCACCTTGATTTGTTACCTCAGCCATATTATTCTTTTCAGGAGCACAACTGTCAGTAGCAACATCTGAAGTGGTGATAGGCAGGTCCCTAGGAGCATCATCATCAGTAACAATATGTGAGCTATCTATTTCAGCACCAGTGTTAGCCCTGTCCATTTCTAAAGCTTCAGATTGCACGACAACATTTTAAGTTTCTGATGACAGATGCACCGGAACAATCAGGTCTTCTGCAACAAATTGAGAACCAACTGCAGCAATGATGTAAGACTGTGCAGTATTATAGTCAGGGTTTTGTTCAGACAGTATAGCATGCTGCTCTGTAGCAGGTACATGATCAAGCCCTTCCTCTTCATCCTCCAAATACGCATCCATTAAGTTAAGCAGACCATCTCCAAGATCAACAACAGGGGGTGGTAGGAACTGTGGTACAGGAAGAGCAAGCACAACAAGAGTCAGTTGGTTAACTTCGGCCCCAACACCATTTTTATGAGAAGATCCATCAGAGACTAAAAATAATGAAGGTGTTACTGTTGTCTCCTTTCTGCATTATATGATCATCCTCTCCTAGCACACGTTCCTCCTGCTGAGGCATTACACCAACTTGTTGTTGAGGCAAAGCCCAGTGACCATCCCCTTCCCAACtctcttcttcatcatcttcttgGTCCATCTGATTATTTTCTGGTTGAAATTTTTATGCGTACGTGAAGTTGATTCCCACCTCAGTACAAGATGCACCCCTTTTTATGGTACGTCCTTCCTAACGACTCGAACAAAATGAATAAACCAACATGACACCGTCTCTTTTCTATTTTAGAACGAGGGCTCCAACCATCCATGCTTGACTTTTTATATGCCACGACAATGTGCAGAGAGTGGTAGAAAAAAAAGATGCATTTGAGATTGAAAAGATTAATTTGGCGGACCAACAAACCAGGGTGAATCACTGTTATAAAAAAAAAACCCAACATGAATCAGGTAGGCGGCCCCTCTCGAAATGGCAGTatcgtgaaaaataacaaatcaggAGAGGAAAGCAACTCCCTCTTCTCTCTCTATCCATCGCCTTCGTCGatttcgcccccccccccctccctcgcTCTGGCGTCTCCCATCGCCATCGCGTCCAAACCCTAGCCCTCCCAAACTCCAAACCCTACCGCCAGTGGTCCAATTCGCTGCGCCGGCTCGCGAATCGGGCGTCCGCGTGTCGCACCCGCGCTCCCGATTCAGCCGCCGTTCGTGCAAGATCTGGCGGATGGAGACCGCGGCGCCGAAGGaggcgccgccgccccagccacAGCCCGGGGTGGAGGAGGACGGGACGCTCTCCGCGACGGCAGCTATGGCAAGGGACGCCGCCGTGCTGTTCCAGAGCCGCCGGTACGCCGAGTGCGCCGATGTGCTCGCGCAGCTCCTGCTCAAGAAGGAGGGTGACCCCAAGGTGGGCGATTGGATCTCTGCTTTTGCTTCCCTATACGTCTAAAAGCGAGGAGAGTTAAGATGCTCTGTGATTGCTTTATATATTCTTTAACTGAATATACATAGCAAATCCTGTATCTCGCCGGGTTCGTGGCGGCATGTTTTGCTCAGCGATGGCTGTTTTTTAGTATTGCTTGCTTGATGTTTCTGTCACCACTCACTGTGCTTATATGCTTGCTCAGTGTATGTTGCACGTGAATTGTGCGGTGTGCTTGTTGTAGCTGCCTGCATGGTTCTCCCATCCTCTCACGGTGGGTGGCGGTGAGCCTGCATATGTTTGTAAGCGGTTGGGTGCATCTTGGTTGTGTGATTGTGTGCTGCTTATACCTGATGCCTGTCTATACACTGCTATCGCGTATGTGATCGTCGCATGGCTCACTAGCATCTTAATGTGTTGGTGTTGGATTGGTATCCATTTGTATTTTGTGTGTATCAACGGTTATGTGGACGTGGGTGTTAGGTGGTGCATGTGAATACCAACAGGGCTTGCTACTGGGCGTGGGAGTGCTTCTCATTTCCCTGCTTTTTAGTTAGTAATGTTGTAATACATTTCTTGAAGCATAGGCAATGGTTTGTTTAAACTATTCTGTTTATTTAAATTTGTAGTTCTATATGTATACCATGTAGCATGTGAGTGGACCTTACTTGGCGTACATTGGCTGGATACAATGGAACTGTCAACATTAATTCACTGACCAATGTGTCTACAACAGTATTCAGGATATGACTATATGAGCAGCAAGTGAATAATCAGAAATGTTTAGACTTCAGACCTAGACATCTGCAGAACAGTGAGCAACATTGTGACTACACATTTTCTGAATCCAATACATCAACCATCCAAACTCATCCCCCATTGTTCACACAGCCACTGCTGCACTGTATCTCTGTTTGCCAATGCCTTTTAATCGGGCTGTTACCCGGCCTTTAAGCTGATTATAGCTGATTAACCCGTGACCTGTGAGGGTACGCAGTAGGAGTATACGTCCTAGCCAATACATTTTTCTGTAGTGATTATATTGTCTcccaacagttaggtgtggcggagatgcgtatgttcaacagttaggtgtggcggagatgcgtatcttgagatggatgtgtggccacacgaggaaggatcgagtccggaatgatgatatacgagatagagttggggtagcaccaattgaagagaagcttgtccaacatcgtctgagatggtttgggcatattcagcgcaggcctccagaagctccagtgcatagcggacggctaaagcgtgaggagaatgtcaagagagggcggggtagaccgaatttgacatgggaggagtccgttaagagagacctgaaggattggaatatcaccaaagagctagctatggacaggggtgcgtggaagcttgctatccatgtgccacagccatgagttggttgcgagatcttatgggtttcacctctagcctaccccaacttgtttgggactaaaggctttgttgttgttgatTATATTGTCTCCCAAGGAAGAAATGATAGGTTGTCATGTTTTTTTGTGTTGCATCTGATGTCACAATGTTCAATTTTCAGGTCCTTCATAATATGGCTATCGCAGAATCGTTTGTGGATGGTTGTCCTGATCCAAAAAAGCTGCTTGAGATTCTTGGCAGTGTTAAGGTTAGTGAATCTCCATACTGATTTGCCGTTCAGACTTGGTAGTAGAAACACATCTAGACTCCGTTAGGAATAGAAATGCTTTAGTGGCTCTGGTACTTTGATACATGATTACATGTGATTCGTTTTCATTTTCCATGTCTAGACTCAGTTAGGAATAGAAATCATCAACCTTTGAATAGTTTCATCAAGTGGCAGAAAGGCAGTCACATTAGTGATTTTTTTTCTTGTCATGTGTGATTAGCGACTTTTATTGTTCATATTTTCATTTTGTTCTACATCTTCACCTTTTTTTTCGGCTTGTACACTGCCTTGGGATATCACTCAATCTTTGTCACGAGAGATTAACATTTCTTTGTACTGAAGAGTTTTAGGTGTCATGTGCATTGATACACAAAACAACAGTGATGCATAGATGCAAACAAATGTGCTTCTGTCTAATATAGGTACAAATGTACACGATAAACGTCCCTCTATATTCATATTCACGGATGCTTTTGTTGCATAATTTGTACCAAGTGAATGTGTGTATTCTGAACGTCCATGATTTATGGTTTAAGTTTTTTGTTCGCTGCAATCAAGACCCCAGATTCCTACTCCTGGTCATAGTAGCCTGGTTCGCGGGTTGAAGGTCCGTTCCGTGTCCCGGGGTCGATCAACCCATATTGAGGGTCAGGAACGATGTAGGGTCGAGCTGGGTCGGTGCACGGATCGCGACCCCAGTCCATGAATGTTGACCCCAAACAGTATGCAAGATTGTAAGAAGTTCATGTGGCTTACTGGGCAATCCGCCGCACCACCCGCCACTTCACCAGAGTCCCGCCCGTCCGTGGTCCAGCCGAACTGTACGCTCTAGGCCTCTTAGTGCTAGCCTTGACACACCGCCGATGCCCCACTCCTCTGCCCCACTCCTCTGCACCGGTTCGTGCAAGCCCTCTGTCCATGTCTTTCCCTCCAAACTGGGCCTGCAGCCCATTTTTTCTTAACTCCCCAACGGGCTAGATGCAGTCTACATCTAACTGGGCTATACCAGCCCATGGTCTTGAACTCTGGATTGAGACTTGATTTAGCGCTACTGAACGTATTGAACTTCTCGTGAGAAGCCGGAGTCGGGATGGAGGAGTAGGAGTTAAGTATTTAGGGAAGTCGGAGGACTTTCGAACGGGCCCTCAATTATTGAGCTAAGAAGCACGGACACGGGGACGGAAAGACGGGGATACGCATACGGGGACACGGGATACGGCTTTTTTCAAAAATAGCCATTCGGGGATACGGCAGGATATATAAGTATTTAAGAAATTTAGATGAAAGATATGTATTTAGTACTGACATATGTTGCCTCATTTTTAGATGAAAgattgttttttcttttcttttgaggATCACACGGTCACTTTACACGATCCTGCACTCAGAGCCCATGTAGCTCTCCACTCAGAGCCCACATAAGGCCCAATTCCAGGAAACCCTACACAAGTGCTCCTCCAGCTGTTCCCTATCCCGTGCTCCTCTTTCCTCCCTGCCCCAGCCGCCAAGAACTGTAGCGAGGAGATGAGACGACCGCTCCTCGCCTGTACCTTCTTGCTAATCTACGTCTTCCCTTTCAATCCACCCAAATCTTCTTTCTCCCTGCCCGGAGCTTTTTCCTCGCCTGCAACCACCTCGCCTTCTCCTCTCTGCCTGGATCTTCTTCCCTGCTAGCGACCGTCGAGGTTGCCAGCTCGAGCGTGGCATCCGTCGGAGGAGAGCTAAGCAGCGTCGTGGTCGCTGGaggccggctcccgagtcccccAACGTATCCCCCGTATCTATGCCGTATCCCGATttgtttctcttttttttattcagATAAAATGGGATACTGCGGGATTCGCGTATCCCGGCGTATCCACGCGTATCCCCGTGTCCTCCCGTACTAGAACGGCAATACGGCAGTTTCTGCCGTATCCATGCTTTGTAGTTATTGAGTTGTGTGCTTCTTTGTCATTCAAATGCCACATGTAACTGGCTATATTTGACTGTTTGCATGCCAGCACATGCGCTAAAATGCCGTGGTGACTACTCTCTAACTGTTTGTTTCGATCACTTGGTGTGGAATGATGTTTAGACTTGTTTTTTTAGAGACATCTTATTATATGTTGAAACACATCATCATGCTTATTCATTAACAAACACCGATGTTCTCTGTTGTCCGTTTGAACCCAACTGCAAATTTGGAGTTGCTGTGTCATTTCATTGTACTATATTACTGCTTTTGTTCTAATGTTGTACTAATACATGCATTCAGATAAGAAGCGATGAACTTGCCTGTGCATCTGGAGAACAAGCTGATTCTGCCAATGGGGTAGGGAACAATACTTCTTCTGAACCAAGAGGCAGTGGCATTGCACCGTTGATTTCTGCTGCACATAATGCAACAGCCTATGGAGATGAGTTTGACACAACCATAATAACATTCAACACTGTATGATCTCTTGTTTCAGTTAATGTAATTGTTTGATTATTAGGATATCTTATCTGCGGCTTTCATTTATCCTCTATCCTCTATTCGTAAATAGTTGCAATCCACTACCTATTTTTCCTCTCCATGCATccatgccacatcatcaagtcATGCATGTGGTCTTAAGTTACTTTTTTGTATTAATCTGTCCATCAATCATGCCACCTCGGCATAAGTTAAATTTTGGCATTAATTTTTGTGTGGTCATAGACTGTACTCCcgccgtcccaaaattcttgtcttagatttgtctagatacggatgtatctaatactaaaatgtgacttgatacatctgtatttagacaaatctaagacaagaattttgggacggagggagtatatgtgtTGGACAGTTGAAGCAAATTTATGTAGTTCATGATTCGCATCATCCAAAAGTTTCTGTTCTTATTCAACATTTGTTCACATGCTTTCATATGTTTCTATTGTTTCAAAATATAAACCGAGAGCACTCTTACATTTGCTTTTGCATTAGTTTTAGTTGTGTTTAGCACCTATTTATGCATTGTTTTAACAAGGTTCCCACGGCAACGCGCGGGCTGTGGGGTATCATCTAGTTAGTAATGTTTTTGCCAATTCAAGCTTTATGCATACTCCTTGATGTAAGCTTTAGCTGAAGACATGCTGATGAATATGATAATGAACTTGTTAAATTTGCAGGCTCTAATCCTTTATCATCTTCATGATTATGAATCTGCACTGTCTGTTTTGGAGCCATTGTACCGAAATATTGAACCAATTGATGAGGTATTTCTTGTTATTTCTTAGCTTAAGCTAAATGTTTTTTTACTTTACCTAATCATTCTTCACTGCTGCAGACAACTGCTCTTCATGTATGTTTTCTGTTATTGGATATTACATTAGCTTTGCAAGATGCATCAAAAGCCGCGGTAAGTTTTTTCCCCTTTGCCACAGTACAACCTTCAGCTGACATCTATGGCTGGCTCCATTGAACTAGTAATTTCTTTCCAACTATTCTTTGTGGCCTGTGATATTTTGTCAAAGGATGTCCCTGAAAATGTTTCATGAGTCGTAGCTTCTCCTTATGACACAGCAAATTCGCGTGACAGTAAACTAATGACGTTGGATTTAACATAGCAAAATAACTTGCCAATTTATTATtccctccgatccaaaataaGTAACCTTAGTTCAAAGctgcgacacttattttggattggagggagtactatttttaACGTGATATGATCAATGGCTCAATGCTGTCTACTCTACTTTGTCCCCATATACTCACTGTGCCAGTATATCCTGCTATAACATGCATTTTTGATATACGCAAAACTTGCACTGACACTGCCAGTATGAAAATACTTTATTACGGGATTGTTGCTGGTAAATGAAAAACTAAAGAGGGGAGAGAATCAGAGACCTAGGGTGGCTGATCATTGAGTTCCTTTTGTCTGTTAGATTTTATTGGGAATAATTGAGATTATATTCTCCCTTTGATTGCACTAGAATTCTTGAGCTCAGTCCTATCAGATTAATTTGTGATTTTAACTTGTATGACAAGCAATAGCATTTGTTAGCCGTCTTCCTTTCCAAAGTCGCAACATAGCTTTTGTCTAGATGGAACTTTGTTCATCTCTCTGTTTTTGCAGGATGTCATTCAGTACTTGGAAAGATCATTTGGAGTAGCTAATACAGGGAACCAGAATGAAATTGCTAGCACAGTTCAGCAGCAGCCTGCTCAACCGAAACCTGCAAAAAGTAGCACGCCTCCAGATTCTGATTCAAATACTTGTCCTGGTGGATCTGAGATTCTTTCAGTTGGAAGTTTCTCGGATGATACACTGGAGTTTGAATCTTTTTACTCTACTCTGGATGGTGGAAATCACTTGGGCAGACCTATCTTAAATGAGTTCTCGAGGGCATCAGCTGATCTTGCTGCCACAGCTGCTGATTTGAAAGTTAGACTACAAATTTACAAGGTCCGGCTTCTACTTCTCACAAGGAACCTGAAGGTTGCCAAGCGAGAACTCAAACTTCTAATGAACATGGCACGTGGTAGGGATTCATCTACAGAGCTTCTCTTGAAATCTCAGCTAGAGTATGCCCGAGGAAATTATCGGAAGGCTGTGAAGCTTTTGAGCACTCCCAATAATCGGACTGAACCAGTAATGCTAGCCATGTTCTACAACAATCTTGGTTGTATACTCCATCAGCAGAGATCCAACCATACATCAGTATTGTGCTTCAGCAAAGCACTGAAATACAGCTTATCTCTTCGCTCAGAGAAACCATTGAAGCTGTCTGCACTATCACAAGACAAATCTTGTCTGATATCATACAACTGTGGGATCCAACATTTGATGTGTGGTAAACCACTGTTAGCAGCTCGTTGTTTTCGTGAGGCCATGCCGCTCTTGTACCATCGCCCCCTC
This genomic window contains:
- the LOC109737683 gene encoding uncharacterized protein, with translation METAAPKEAPPPQPQPGVEEDGTLSATAAMARDAAVLFQSRRYAECADVLAQLLLKKEGDPKVLHNMAIAESFVDGCPDPKKLLEILGSVKIRSDELACASGEQADSANGVGNNTSSEPRGSGIAPLISAAHNATAYGDEFDTTIITFNTALILYHLHDYESALSVLEPLYRNIEPIDETTALHVCFLLLDITLALQDASKAADVIQYLERSFGVANTGNQNEIASTVQQQPAQPKPAKSSTPPDSDSNTCPGGSEILSVGSFSDDTLEFESFYSTLDGGNHLGRPILNEFSRASADLAATAADLKVRLQIYKVRLLLLTRNLKVAKRELKLLMNMARGRDSSTELLLKSQLEYARGNYRKAVKLLSTPNNRTEPVMLAMFYNNLGCILHQQRSNHTSVLCFSKALKYSLSLRSEKPLKLSALSQDKSCLISYNCGIQHLMCGKPLLAARCFREAMPLLYHRPLFWLRFAECSLLALEMGFLTASGATSCKDEIEIYVVGSGKWRHLVISPVNSGSHLSDFGSSGEHGNLISLRFARQCLLNAQLLMDASEQKKMVISDTEECNQVSQCQKSSGQNTMSVESKVHSGPTANANGEQKGAASLNATLQSSLAMYDDIIKKENLKIRQAILGDLAFVELCLENPLKALSTANSLLQVPDCSRMYLFLGHVYAAEALCLLNRLKEAVDQLTVYLRDGNAIELPYSVENREKAPVEKDSDGEDSVTPAMTKLTSEESQHSMSLKPEEACGVLYVDLGMAAAVQGELEQANYLVSRGFAMLPNSPRALLASIYVDLLQGKAQEAIGKLRRCRNVRFKTSSVAASR